The following proteins are encoded in a genomic region of Terriglobales bacterium:
- a CDS encoding glycosyl hydrolase family 28 protein gives MTNSNDPSLSRRKWLHLAAGATLGSGLLAVTKAGAAETKPQTTQAAHTTHTTAGGHDLGARTYNIRDFGAKGDGKTLDTAAVQAAIDICNKDQGGTVLVPAGVFVIGTVEMKSNVTLHIAAQGKLMGSDDGKQYHAADAIPLSGDSTLGDGNVGLIFAVGAENFTIEGPGTIDGQGTQFRSPTRGVPPPSGRGGNNRPYHLLFHQCKNFTVRDIYLFQGAYHSVRIIQSSYVKLDGIRIYNRVNHNNDGFHFISAQHVHLSNCTVECQDDACALFGSCKFVTVTNCSFSTRWSVFRFGGGEAENITVSNCLIYDTYGCPVKMRCGPGSRFENISFSNLVMKNVTGPISIGLGGNRRRPPQTESQTQAQANGQPGTPPSVPTGAQLEDSGTPPGQGGVVRNITFSGIRATVTVPVQFPDVPFTSGYNPGEIKSCIAVNRSGEGVLENISFNDVHVTFAGGGTAEEAAVRDVPKITGEYYETGVLPAYGLYARNVRALTLSNVRFDVSSPELRPAMVFDHVEDAAVNGFSAQANPRAESLLRFIETRDVLLSAARALTPAAVFLQVEGADSQGITVDGGDLSKAATPVAFKADAPQKAVKLRI, from the coding sequence ATGACTAACTCAAACGATCCATCCCTCTCAAGACGCAAGTGGCTTCACCTGGCCGCGGGAGCCACGCTGGGCTCGGGCTTGCTGGCCGTGACCAAAGCAGGAGCGGCAGAGACGAAACCGCAGACAACTCAAGCGGCTCATACGACTCACACAACGGCTGGCGGCCACGATCTTGGTGCGCGTACTTACAACATCCGCGACTTCGGCGCTAAAGGCGACGGCAAGACGCTGGATACGGCTGCGGTGCAGGCGGCGATTGACATATGTAATAAAGATCAGGGCGGCACGGTGCTGGTACCCGCGGGCGTGTTCGTCATCGGAACAGTCGAGATGAAGAGTAACGTTACGCTGCACATCGCGGCGCAAGGCAAGCTGATGGGCAGTGACGACGGCAAGCAGTACCATGCCGCCGATGCTATCCCGCTCAGTGGAGACTCGACGCTGGGCGACGGAAACGTCGGGCTGATCTTCGCCGTCGGGGCCGAGAACTTCACCATCGAAGGGCCGGGAACGATTGACGGCCAGGGCACACAGTTTCGCAGTCCTACGCGCGGCGTTCCGCCGCCGTCGGGTCGCGGGGGCAACAATCGTCCGTATCATCTGCTATTTCATCAATGCAAGAATTTCACGGTACGCGACATCTATCTCTTCCAGGGCGCCTATCATTCGGTCCGCATCATTCAGAGCAGTTACGTGAAGCTGGATGGAATCCGCATCTACAACCGCGTGAACCACAACAATGATGGGTTTCACTTCATCAGCGCGCAACACGTCCATCTCAGCAACTGCACGGTGGAATGCCAGGACGACGCCTGCGCCCTCTTTGGCAGTTGCAAGTTCGTCACCGTGACCAACTGCTCGTTCAGCACGCGCTGGTCGGTGTTTCGCTTCGGCGGCGGCGAGGCGGAAAACATTACGGTCTCCAACTGCCTCATCTATGACACCTACGGCTGCCCCGTCAAGATGCGCTGCGGACCGGGATCGCGTTTCGAAAATATTTCCTTCTCCAATCTGGTCATGAAGAACGTGACCGGACCAATCTCAATCGGCCTGGGAGGAAACCGGCGGCGCCCGCCCCAGACTGAATCTCAGACCCAGGCCCAAGCTAACGGTCAGCCGGGTACACCACCCAGTGTTCCCACCGGCGCGCAGCTCGAAGATTCAGGCACGCCGCCGGGCCAAGGAGGGGTTGTCCGCAATATTACTTTCAGTGGAATTCGCGCTACTGTGACCGTTCCGGTACAGTTCCCCGATGTGCCGTTCACCAGCGGCTACAACCCGGGGGAGATCAAATCGTGCATCGCGGTCAACCGCTCCGGAGAGGGCGTGCTGGAGAACATCAGCTTCAACGATGTTCACGTCACCTTTGCGGGCGGTGGCACAGCAGAAGAGGCTGCAGTGCGCGACGTACCCAAGATCACCGGAGAGTATTACGAAACCGGCGTCTTGCCGGCCTATGGCCTCTATGCTCGCAACGTGCGCGCGCTTACTCTAAGCAACGTACGCTTTGACGTAAGTTCGCCTGAGCTGCGGCCGGCGATGGTATTCGACCACGTGGAAGACGCCGCAGTGAATGGGTTCAGTGCACAAGCGAATCCGCGGGCTGAGTCGTTGCTGCGGTTCATTGAAACGCGAGACGTCTTGCTGAGCGCCGCGCGCGCGCTGACGCCGGCCGCGGTCTTCCTGCAGGTGGAAGGTGCGGACAGCCAGGGCATCACGGTTGACGGGGGCGATCTGTCAAAAGCAGCAACGCCGGTGGCCTTCAAAGCCGACGCTCCGCAAAAAGCTGTGAAGCTGCGTATTTAG